A genomic window from Punica granatum isolate Tunisia-2019 chromosome 2, ASM765513v2, whole genome shotgun sequence includes:
- the LOC116196594 gene encoding protein CLP1 homolog: MKSRFCSLIGVILRRLPIPRARIESILMAYGVPPASASGGSTSAIKQVKLDKECEIRIEVGNETPLRLRLLSGTAEIFGAELPPEFWLTFPPRHKFAVFTWYGATIEMDGETESDYTTNETPMVSYVNVHAILEGRRNRARASPPDSNSSQGPRVIVVGPKDSGKSTLSRMLLSWAAKQGWKPTFVDLDVGQGFITIPGSIAATPIELPIDPVEGVPLEMPLVYFYGHVTPSNNVDLYKVLVKELADILERQFAGNAESRAAGMVINTMGWIEGVGYELIQHAITTFNANVVLVLDQEKLFSMLKKDVLKNNPNVDVVKLQKSGGVVSRSNKFRQRTRSFRIREYFYGPGNDLSPHANIANFSDLSIYRIGGGLQAPHSALPIGAKSVADPLRLAPVNINRDLLHVVLAVSFAKEPEQIISSNVAGFIYVTDVDIHRKKITYLAPSTGDLPSKFLIMGTLTWLET; encoded by the exons ATGAAGTCTCGTTTCTGTAGTCTCATCGGAGTTATTTTACGAAGACTTCCAATTCCAAGAGCTCGGATCGAATCGATATTGATGGCTTATGGAGTTCCGCCAGCAAGCGCCAGCGGTGGCTCAACGTCGGCGATTAAGCAGGTGAAACTGGACAAGGAGTGCGAGATCAGGATCGAGGTCGGCAACGAGACGCCTCTCCGCCTCCGCCTCCTCTCCGGCACCGCCGAGATCTTCGGTGCCGAGCTGCCGCCTGAATTCTGGCTTACCTTTCCTCCTCGCCATAAGTTTGCC GTTTTTACTTGGTATGGAGCAACTATCGAGATGGACGGTGAGACGGAATCTGATTATACCACAAACGAG ACACCAATGGTCAGCTATGTAAATGTGCATGCCATACTTGAAGGACGCAGGAACAGAGCGAGAGCATCGCCGCCTGACTCCAATTCTTCTCAG GGACCTAGAGTGATTGTTGTGGGACCTAAGGATTCTGGGAAAAGTACTTTATCGAGGATGCTGCTCAGTTGGGCAGCTAAACAGGGTTGGAAACCTACCTTTGTGGACTTGGATGTTGGCCAAGGATTTATAACTATACCTGGCTCTATTGCTGCTACACCCATTGAATTGCCTATTGACCCTGTGGAAGGAGTTCCTCTAGAAATGCCCCTTGTTTACTTCTATGGGCATGTTACTCCGAG CAATAATGTAGATTTGTACAAAGTGCTCGTAAAGGAGCTTGCTGATATTCTGGAGAGACAGTTTGCAGGTAATGCTGAATCAAGAGCTGCAGGCATGGTGATAAATACCATGGGATGGATAGAAGGCGTAGGCTATGAA TTGATTCAACATGCTATTACTACTTTCAATGCCAATGTAGTCTTGGTCCTGGATCAG GAGAAACTCTTCAGCATGCTCAAGAAAGATGTGTTGAAAAACAATCCCAATGTAGATGTTGTTAAGCTTCAAAAGTCAGGTGGTGTTGTATCCAGAAGTAATAAGTTTCGGCAAAGGACGAGGAGCTTTAGAATAAGG GAGTACTTCTACGGTCCAGGCAATGATCTCTCACCGCATGCCAATATAGCCAACTTCAGTGATTTGTCCATCTATAGGATTGGGGGCGGACTCCAGGCCCCACACTCTGCGCTGCCGATCGGTGCAAAGTCTGTTGCAGACCCTCTGAGATTAGCACCTGTGAATATCAACCGGGATCTGCTCCATGTAGTTCTCGCAGTTTCGTTCGCGAAAGAACCGGAGCAAATAATCTCAAG CAACGTTGCTGGGTTCATATATGTCACAGACGTAGACATACATAG GAAGAAGATCACGTACCTCGCCCCATCTACTGGGGATCTCCCAAGCAAATTCTTAATTATGGGAACCCTGACTTGGCTTGAAACCTGA
- the LOC116196913 gene encoding protein NRT1/ PTR FAMILY 2.10-like, protein MEEEKAQRNGSVDHEEHKPVYRGLKTMPFIIGNETFEKLGTIGTLSNLTVYLTAVFNMKNVSAATLINIFMGTSNIAPFFGAYLSDTYFGRYKTLGFASISSLLGLIVINLTAIFSALHPPQCSAQSTACLGPTAGQLAFLLTGFGLMVIGAGGIRPCNFAFGADQFDPTTESGQRGVDSFFNWYYFTLTFAVMVSSTLIVYVQSDVSWAIGFAIPTGLMLLSCALLFLGSRLYVKVRPDGSPITSLAQVLVAAVRKRRLTVPDQLAVSLFNHVSEKSINSKLPYTDQFRFLDKSAVITPADQINIDGSASNSWRLCSIQQVEELKCILRVIPIWASAILYSLASAQNHTYGIFQALQSDRRFSQSTNFKIPAASYSVFMSLSLTVWIPVYDRVLVPALRRVTGKEGGITVLQRIGIGIVISVLSMIVAGLVEEKRRNDALTKPSLGVGPKGGAISSMSGYWLVPQLALVGLSEAFISIGLVEFYYKQFPENMRSIAGAFSTTGMAFANYLSGFLVSTVHHITVRSRSGDWLPEDLNKGKLDYFYYMIAALGALNFGYFLVCARWYRYKTDSNRGIVELALQEAGGSEKLSV, encoded by the exons atggaagaagagaaggcCCAGAGAAATGGTTCGGTTGATCATGAGGAGCATAAGCCGGTCTACAGAGGACTTAAAACCATGCCCTTCATTATCG GGAATGAAACATTTGAGAAGCTGGGAACAATTGGCACACTATCAAACCTCACAGTCTACCTCACCGCTGTGTTTAACATGAAGAATGTGAGTGCTGCCACTCTCATTAACATCTTCATGGGAACTTCCAACATTGCACCTTTTTTCGGAGCATACCTCTCCGACACTTATTTCGGCCGCTACAAGACTCTCGGCTTTGCTTCCATCTCCTCTCTCCTG GGCCTCATTGTGATCAACCTCACGGCAATATTCTCTGCTCTGCACCCTCCCCAGTGCTCAGCCCAGTCCACTGCCTGCCTTGGTCCGACAGCTGGCCAATTGGCCTTCCTCCTCACCGGGTTCGGCCTTATGGTCATTGGTGCCGGTGGAATCCGCCCTTGCAACTTTGCCTTCGGCGCTGACCAGTTCGATCCCACAACTGAATCAGGCCAACGGGGAGTTGACAGCTTCTTCAACTGGTACTACTTCACCCTCACCTTTGCCGTGATGGTGTCCTCCACCCTGATTGTCTATGTGCAGTCCGATGTGAGCTGGGCCATCGGATTTGCTATCCCCACAGGTCTCATGCTCTTGTCCTGTGCGCTCCTGTTCTTGGGCTCCAGACTATACGTCAAGGTGAGGCCCGATGGGAGCCCCATCACCAGCCTTGCCCAAGTGCTCGTGGCTGCTGTAAGGAAGCGGCGGCTGACAGTCCCGGACCAGCTGGCAGTTAGTCTTTTCAATCACGTGTCGGAAAAGTCCATCAACTCAAAGCTCCCTTATACTGATCAATTTAG GTTCCTTGACAAATCTGCTGTCATAACGCCGGCGGACCAAATCAATATAGATGGCTCCGCCTCGAATTCCTGGAGACTCTGCAGTATACAGCAAGTTGAGGAATTGAAATGCATTCTGAGAGTGATCCCGATTTGGGCCTCTGCGATCCTCTACAGCCTCGCAAGTGCCCAGAACCATACCTATGGCATATTCCAGGCCCTGCAGTCGGACCGCCGCTTCTCCCAGAGCACTAACTTCAAAATCCCGGCGGCATCGTATTCTGTGTTCATGAGTCTGAGCCTCACAGTGTGGATTCCCGTCTATGACAGGGTCCTAGTCCCGGCACTGAGGAGGGTCACCGGCAAG GAAGGTGGGATCACAGTGCTCCAGAGGATCGGCATCGGGATAGTCATCTCTGTCCTGTCAATGATAGTTGCAGGACTCGTCGAGGAGAAGCGAAGAAATGATGCCCTGACGAAACCGAGTCTAGGAGTTGGCCCAAAAGGCGGGGCAATATCTTCCATGTCGGGTTACTGGCTGGTTCCGCAGCTTGCCTTGGTGGGGCTTTCCGAGGCGTTCATTTCAATTGGGCTGGTGGAGTTCTACTACAAGCAGTTCCCTGAAAACATGAGGAGCATCGCGGGGGCTTTCTCAACCACAGGAATGGCATTCGCGAACTACTTGAGCGGGTTCCTCGTGTCAACTGTCCACCACATTACCGTGAGGTCTCGGTCCGGGGATTGGTTGCCTGAGGATCTGAACAAGGGGAAATTGGATTACTTCTATTACATGATTGCTGCCTTGGGGGCCCTGAACTTCGGGTACTTCTTGGTCTGTGCTAGGTGGTACAGGTACAAAACTGATTCTAATAGGGGAATTGTCGAACTGGCCTTGCAAGAAGCCGGTGGATCGGAAAAGCTTTCAGTCTAA
- the LOC116197772 gene encoding protein CLP1 homolog, which translates to MAYGVPPASASGGSTSAIKQVKLDKECEIRIEVGNETPLRLRLLSGTAEIFGAELPPEIWLTFPPRHKFAVFTWYGATIEMDGETESDYTADETPMVSYVNVHAILEGRRNRARASPPDSNSSQGPRVIVVGPTDSGKSTLSRMLLSWAAKQGWKPTFVDLDVGQGFITIPGSIAATPIELPIDPVEGVPLEMPLVYFYGHVTPSNNVDLYKVLVKELADILERQFAGNAESRAAGMVINTMGWIEGVGYELIQHAITTFNANVVLVLDQEKLFSMLKKDVLKNNPNVDVVKLQKSGGVVSRSNKFRQRTRSFRIREYFYGPGNDLSPHANIANFSDLSIYRIGGGPQAPHSALPIGAKSVADPLRLAPVNINRDLLHVVLAVSFAKEPEQIISSNVAGFIYVTDVDIQRKKITYLAPSPGDLPSKFLIMGTLTWLET; encoded by the exons ATGGCTTATGGAGTTCCTCCAGCAAGCGCCAGCGGTGGCTCAACGTCGGCGATTAAGCAGGTGAAACTGGACAAGGAGTGCGAGATCAGGATCGAGGTCGGCAACGAGACGCCCCTCCGCCTCCGCCTTCTCTCCGGCACCGCCGAGATCTTCGGCGCCGAGCTGCCGCCTGAAATCTGGCTTACCTTTCCTCCTCGCCATAAGTTTGCC GTTTTTACTTGGTATGGAGCAACTATCGAGATGGATGGTGAGACGGAATCTGATTATACCGCCGACGAG ACACCAATGGTCAGCTATGTAAATGTGCATGCCATACTTGAAGGACGCAGGAACCGAGCGAGAGCATCGCCACCTGACTCCAATTCTTCTCAG GGACCCAGAGTGATTGTTGTGGGACCTACGGATTCTGGGAAGAGTACGTTGTCGAGGATGCTGCTCAGTTGGGCAGCTAAACAGGGTTGGAAACCTACCTTTGTGGACTTGGATGTAGGCCAGGGATTTATAACTATACCTGGCTCTATTGCTGCTACACCCATTGAATTGCCCATTGACCCTGTGGAAGGAGTTCCTCTAGAAATGCCCCTTGTTTACTTCTATGGGCATGTTACTCCGAG CAATAATGTAGATTTGTACAAAGTGCTCGTGAAGGAGCTTGCTGATATTCTGGAGAGACAGTTTGCAGGTAATGCTGAATCAAGAGCTGCAGGTATGGTGATAAATACCATGGGATGGATAGAAGGCGTAGGCTATGAA TTGATTCAACATGCTATTACTACTTTCAATGCCAATGTAGTCTTAGTACTGGATCAG GAGAAACTCTTCAGCATGCTCAAAAAAGATGTGTTGAAAAACAATCCCAATGTAGATGTTGTTAAGCTTCAAAAGTCAGGTGGTGTTGTATCCAGAAGTAATAAGTTTCGGCAAAGGACGAGGAGCTTTAGAATAAGG GAGTACTTCTACGGTCCAGGCAATGATCTCTCACCGCATGCCAATATAGCCAACTTCAGTGATTTGTCCATCTATAGGATTGGGGGCGGACCCCAGGCCCCACACTCTGCCCTGCCGATTGGTGCAAAGTCTGTTGCAGACCCTCTGAGATTAGCACCTGTGAATATCAACCGGGATCTGCTCCACGTAGTTCTCGCAGTTTCATTCGCAAAAGAACCGGAGCAAATAATCTCAAG CAACGTTGCTGGGTTCATATATGTCACAGATGTAGACATACAAAG GAAGAAGATCACGTACCTCGCCCCATCTCCTGGGGATCTCCCAAGCAAATTCTTAATTATGGGAACCCTGACGTGGCTTGAAACCTGA
- the LOC116194356 gene encoding polygalacturonase-like isoform X1 gives MILSRLGMTHPTSMSGGILCDPGQGISVGSLGKARKHETVHAVIVRDVSLAGTMNGVWIKTWQGGRGYVRNILFDRINMIASDHPIIIDQNYRDHEIRCRNQSWAVQIKTSCTGTLCGTSLTEKAGQIMCSQMHPCRDICMEDINLTLTREATQPVLSA, from the exons ATGATTTTGTCTCGATTGGGGATGACTCATCCTACCTCTATGTCAGGGGGGATCCTATGCGACCCAGGTCAGGGGATAAG CGTTGGAAGTCTTGGCAAAGCCAGAAAGCATGAGACGGTGCATGCTGTTATTGTTAGAGATGTAAGCTTAGCCGGGACCATGAATGGAGTTTGGATCAAGACATGGCAG GGAGGCCGTGGATATGTTAGAAACATTCTCTTCGACCGCATTAACATGATTGCATCTGATCATCCCATCATCATCGATCAGAATTACCGCGACCACGAGATCAGGTGCAGAAATCAA AGTTGGGCTGTGCAAATCAAGACGTCATGTACAGGCACATTATGCGGGACGTCCCTTACAGAAAAGGCAGGGCAGATTATGTGCAGCCAAATGCACCCTTGCAGGGACATCTGTATGGAGGACATTAATTTGACCCTAACAAGGGAGGCAACCCAACCAGTTCTGTCTGCTTGA
- the LOC116194356 gene encoding polygalacturonase-like isoform X3 codes for MILSRLGMTHPTSMSGGILCDPGQGISVGSLGKARKHETVHAVIVRDVSLAGTMNGVWIKTWQGGRGYVRNILFDRINMIASDHPIIIDQNYRDHEIRVGLCKSRRHVQAHYAGRPLQKRQGRLCAAKCTLAGTSVWRTLI; via the exons ATGATTTTGTCTCGATTGGGGATGACTCATCCTACCTCTATGTCAGGGGGGATCCTATGCGACCCAGGTCAGGGGATAAG CGTTGGAAGTCTTGGCAAAGCCAGAAAGCATGAGACGGTGCATGCTGTTATTGTTAGAGATGTAAGCTTAGCCGGGACCATGAATGGAGTTTGGATCAAGACATGGCAG GGAGGCCGTGGATATGTTAGAAACATTCTCTTCGACCGCATTAACATGATTGCATCTGATCATCCCATCATCATCGATCAGAATTACCGCGACCACGAGATCAG AGTTGGGCTGTGCAAATCAAGACGTCATGTACAGGCACATTATGCGGGACGTCCCTTACAGAAAAGGCAGGGCAGATTATGTGCAGCCAAATGCACCCTTGCAGGGACATCTGTATGGAGGACATTAATTTGA
- the LOC116194356 gene encoding polygalacturonase-like isoform X2, which yields MILSRLGMTHPTSMSGGILCDPGQGISVGSLGKARKHETVHAVIVRDVSLAGTMNGVWIKTWQGGRGYVRNILFDRINMIASDHPIIIDQNYRDHEIRCRNQVKLGCANQDVMYRHIMRDVPYRKGRADYVQPNAPLQGHLYGGH from the exons ATGATTTTGTCTCGATTGGGGATGACTCATCCTACCTCTATGTCAGGGGGGATCCTATGCGACCCAGGTCAGGGGATAAG CGTTGGAAGTCTTGGCAAAGCCAGAAAGCATGAGACGGTGCATGCTGTTATTGTTAGAGATGTAAGCTTAGCCGGGACCATGAATGGAGTTTGGATCAAGACATGGCAG GGAGGCCGTGGATATGTTAGAAACATTCTCTTCGACCGCATTAACATGATTGCATCTGATCATCCCATCATCATCGATCAGAATTACCGCGACCACGAGATCAGGTGCAGAAATCAAGTAA AGTTGGGCTGTGCAAATCAAGACGTCATGTACAGGCACATTATGCGGGACGTCCCTTACAGAAAAGGCAGGGCAGATTATGTGCAGCCAAATGCACCCTTGCAGGGACATCTGTATGGAGGACATTAA
- the LOC116194355 gene encoding auxin efflux carrier component 8, which translates to MSRMGVSLVDIYHVMAAMVPLYAAMLLAYVSMKWWKLFTPNQCSGINKFVAKFSIPLLSFQMISSNNPYKMNIKLMFADFLQKMLAVLVLAGVTRFSRRGGLKWIITGLSLLTLPNTLIVGIPLIQAMYGNEAAGLLAQIVVLQSLVWYNVLLFLFELNATKMASATQPPEVTEDTEVPVESLPKEGGEVSKFRSRRIFETLLIVLKVVKKLVRNPNTHATLLGIVWASIHYRWKIELPAIVKNSILILSQGGLGMAMFSLGLFMASTASVIACGTRIAAVAMVLKFLGGPALMAMASFPIGLRGSLFKVAIVQATLPLGIVPFVFAKEYNVHPDILSTGVIFGMLIAVPIALGYYLLLAL; encoded by the exons ATGTCGAGGATGGGTGTTTCTTTAGTTGATATCTACCACGTAATGGCAGCTATGGTCCCGCTATACGCTGCGATGCTGTTAGCCTACGTCTCAATGAAATGGTGGAAGCTCTTCACGCCCAATCAATGCTCGGGCATAAATAAGTTCGTGGCAAAATTTTCCATCCCTCTCCTATCATTCCAGATGATATCCTCCAACAACCCCTATAAGATGAACATCAAACTGATGTTTGCCGACTTCCTCCAGAAGATGCTCGCCGTTCTCGTGCTAGCAGGCGTGACGAGATTCAGCAGAAGAGGAGGCTTAAAATGGATCATCACGGGTTTGTCTCTCTTGACTCTTCCAAACACTCTGATTGTCGGGATCCCTTTGATTCAGGCCATGTATGGGAATGAAGCAGCTGGGCTCCTAGCACAAATAGTTGTCCTCCAAAGCCTAGTTTGGTACAATGTGTTACTATTTCTCTTCGAGCTTAATGCGACAAAGATGGCTTCAGCAACACAACCTCCGGAAGTTACAG AGGATACAGAGGTCCCAGTTGAATCCTTGCCGAAAGAGGGAGGAGAGGTTTCAAAATTCAGAAGCAGAAGGATATTCGAGACCTTGCTCATCGTGTTGAAAGTGGTAAAGAAGCTCGTAAGGAACCCGAACACCCACGCAACTTTGCTGGGGATTGTTTGGGCAAGCATCCACTACAG GTGGAAGATAGAATTACCAGCAATTGTAAAGAACTCTATACTAATACTCTCTCAGGGAGGACTCGGAATGGCAATGTTCAGTTTAG GCCTTTTCATGGCATCTACGGCAAGTGTAATAGCTTGTGGAACTCGAATTGCTGCAGTAGCCATGGTGCTGAAGTTCCTCGGAGGCCCGGCCCTGATGGCTATGGCCTCTTTCCCCATTGGACTAAGAGGATCCTTATTTAAAGTGGCAATCGTACAG GCTACCCTTCCCCTGGGAATCGTGCCATTCGTTTTTGCAAAAGAGTATAACGTGCATCCTGACATCTTGAGCACAGG GGTAATTTTCGGGATGCTCATCGCTGTGCCAATAGCTTTGGGGTATTATCTTCTGTTAGCACTATAG
- the LOC116194282 gene encoding FACT complex subunit SSRP1, protein MTDGHLFNNISLGGRGGTNPGQLKIYSRGILWKKQGGGKAVEVDKSDILGVTWMKVPRTNQLGVRIKDGLYYKFTGFRDQDVASLTNFFQNTCGMTPEEKQLSVSGRNWGEVDLNGNMLTFLVGSKQAFEVSLADVSQTQMQGKNDVILEFHVDDTAGANEKDSLMEIAFHVPNSNTQFVGDENRPPAQVFRDKIMSMADVGAGIEEAVVTFDGIQILTPRGRYSVELHLSFLRLQGQANDFKIQYSSVIRLFLLPKSNQPFTYVVITLDPPIRKGQTLYPHIVMQFETDFVVQSTLSMNEDLFNTKYKDKLEPSYKGLIHEVFTTILRGLSGAKITKPGKFRSCQDGYAVKSSLKAEDGVLYPLEKSFFFLPKPPTLILHEEIDYVEFERHAAGGSNMHYFDLLVRLKTEQEHLFRNIQRNEYHNLFDFISGKGLKIMNLGDFQTTDGVARVLQSEDDAVVDPHLERIKNEAGGDESDEEDEDFVVDKDDGGSPTDDSGEDDSDASDSGDEKEKRVRKEPRKESSSVKATTSKKKMKVGDEDGSKKRKQKKKKDPNAPKKAMSGYMFFLQNEREKMKKSNPGVSFADASREIADKWRGMSAEEKEPYEAKAQVDKKRYRDELSDYKNTQPMKVDSGNGYDSS, encoded by the exons ATGACGGATGGCCACCTCTTCAACAACATCTCTCTCGGCGGACGCGGAGGAACT AATCCTGGGCAACTTAAAATATATTCAAGAGGGATCTTGTGGAAGAAACAAGGAGGTGGTAAAGCAGTTGAAGTGGATAAATCTGATATACTTGGAGTGACATGGATGAAAGTGCCAAGGACGAACCAACTAGGTGTCCGGATCAAAGATGGGTTGTACTACAAGTTTACTGGCTTCCGTGATCAG GATGTGGCTAGTTTGACCAACTTCTTCCAAAACACCTGTGGGATGACCCCAGAAGAGAAGCAGCTCTCTGTCAGTGGTCGTAATTGGGGTGAAGTTGATCTTAATG GTAATATGCTGACTTTCTTGGTGGGGTCAAAACAAGCATTTGAGGTTTCCTTAGCTGATGTCTCACAAACACAGATGCAAGGAAAAAATGATGTCATCTTGGAGTTTCATGTGGATGATACCGCTGGTGCCAATGAG AAAGATTCCTTGATGGAGATTGCATTTCACGTACCTAATTCCAACACCCAATTTGTTGGTGATGAAAACCGTCCTCCTGCTCAG GTCTTTCGCGACAAAATTATGTCTATGGCAGATGTTGGAGCTGGAATTGAAGAAGCTGTTGTTACTTTTGACGGGATTCAGATTCTTACTCCAAG AGGACGGTACAGTGTTGAACTTCATCTTTCATTCTTACGGCTTCAAGGGCAGGCGAATGATTTCAAAATACAGTATAGCAGTGTTATTCGTTTATTTCTGCTACCAAAG tCTAACCAACCATTTACTTATGTTGTGATCACTCTGGATCCACCAATTCGTAAAGGGCAAACTTTGTACCCGCACATTGTGATGCAG TTTGAAACTGACTTTGTGGTCCAGAGCACTCTGTCCATGAATGAAGATTTATTTAATACCAAATACAAGGACAAGTTGGAGCCATCTTACAAG GGACTCATCCACGAAGTGTTCACCACAATACTACGTGGCCTGTCTGGTGCCAAGATCACTAAACCAGGAAAGTTCCGCAGCTGTCAAGATGGTTATGCAGTGAAATCATCACTTAAAGCTGAAGATGGTGTTCTCTATCCACTTGAAAAGAGCTTCTTCTTCCTACCGAAACCTCCTACTCTAATTCTTCACGAGGAG ATTGACTATGTGGAATTTGAGAGGCATGCTGCTGGAGGTTCAAATATGCACTACTTTGATCTCCTTGTGAGGCTAAAGACTGAACAGGAGCATCTATTTCGGAACATACAGAGGAATGAGTATCATAACCTTTTCGATTTCATAAG TGGGAAGGGGTTGAAAATCATGAACTTGGGAGATTTCCAGACTACAGATGGAGTAGCACGTGTTCTTCAGAGTGAGGACGATGCTGTTGTAGATCCACATCTCGAGCGCATTAAGAATGAAGCTGGTGGAGATGAGAGCGACGAAGAG GATGAAGACTTTGTTGTTGATAAAGATGATGGAGGGTCTCCTACTGATGATTCTGGCGAGGATGATTCTGATGCTAGTGACAGTGGAGATGAGAAGGAG AAACGTGTGAGAAAGGAACCGAGAAAGGAATCTTCATCAGTTAAGGCAACAACCAgtaagaagaaaatgaaagttgGAGATGAAGATGGTTCAAAGAAGAGGaagcaaaagaagaagaaagatccCAATGCACCTAAGAAGGCAATGTCTGGTTATATGTTCTTCTTGCAGAACGAGAGAGAG aaaatgaagaagagtAATCCTGGGGTTTCCTTTGCGGATGCCTCTAGAGAGATTGCAGATAAGTGGAGAGGGATGTCAG CTGAGGAGAAAGAACCATATGAAGCAAAGGCCCAAGTAGATAAGAAACGTTACAGAGACGAGCTTAGTGATTACAAGAATACGCAGCCGATGAAGGTAGATTCAGGGAACGGCTACGACAGCTCATAA